From the Thermococcus guaymasensis DSM 11113 genome, one window contains:
- a CDS encoding HXXEE domain-containing protein, translating into MEPMKKRSVKAWLEEYWPVSTPFLAVYLTVVLVLFVLKENFALFLIWLQTPVYWVHQFEEYICPGGFVEFFNRKVLGSKREDWPLTKTHALWINVPIIFVAFPLSAILAGLVDISIGIWTAYFSILNALSHVGMFFRHGYNPGLVASALLNIPIGAYTVYYFATSHPLSLGAHIAGFLVALAIQGALMVWGLKFMKAKATL; encoded by the coding sequence ATGGAGCCCATGAAAAAACGTTCGGTGAAGGCGTGGCTTGAAGAGTACTGGCCAGTCTCAACGCCATTTCTTGCTGTGTACCTGACGGTTGTGCTGGTTCTGTTCGTCCTCAAAGAAAACTTTGCCCTCTTCCTCATCTGGCTGCAGACGCCGGTCTACTGGGTGCACCAGTTCGAGGAGTACATCTGCCCCGGCGGCTTCGTGGAGTTCTTCAACAGGAAAGTCCTAGGCTCAAAGCGGGAGGACTGGCCGCTCACAAAAACACACGCCCTTTGGATTAACGTTCCAATAATCTTCGTCGCGTTCCCGCTCTCGGCTATACTCGCGGGCCTTGTTGATATCTCAATCGGGATATGGACGGCCTATTTCTCGATCCTAAACGCCCTCTCGCACGTGGGCATGTTCTTCAGGCACGGCTACAACCCGGGCCTCGTGGCGAGCGCGCTGCTCAACATACCCATCGGCGCTTACACGGTTTACTACTTCGCCACCAGTCATCCGCTGTCGCTGGGTGCACATATCGCTGGCTTTCTCGTCGCTCTGGCGATTCAGGGCGCGCTGATGGTCTGGGGACTAAAGTTCATGAAGGCAAAGGCAACGTTATAA
- a CDS encoding NAD(P)-dependent malic enzyme, translating to MDAKDFHRGNFIGNGKIEVIPKVPLTRETLPLAYTPGVAEVSREISREPEKAFEYTNRANTVAVVSDGSRVLGLGDIGPLGALPVMEGKALLFKAFGGVDAFPLVLAEKEPERFIEVVKAVSPSFGGINLEDIASPKCFYILDRLRKELDIPVFHDDQQGTASVVLAGLLNALKVVGKKLGEVSIALFGAGAAGFATLRLLVKAGVRPENVRVVELVDGKPRVLTSDLPLEELFPYRGELLSKTNGEGIEGGPAEALKGADVLISFTRPGPGVIKPEWVRGMADDAIVFPLANPTPEILPEEAKKAGARIVATGRSDYPNQINNLLGFPAIFRGALDVRARTITDGMVVAASRAMASLIEPSEEGIIPSPFHPDVHPAVAKAVAEEAMKEKVARVKVNLEEVEERLRKWREFYSRFIVPMNKERKRYR from the coding sequence ATGGACGCGAAGGACTTTCACAGGGGCAACTTCATAGGCAATGGCAAGATAGAGGTCATTCCGAAGGTTCCCCTCACCAGGGAGACGCTCCCGCTGGCCTACACGCCAGGCGTCGCCGAGGTGTCGCGTGAGATAAGCAGGGAACCTGAAAAGGCCTTTGAATACACCAACCGAGCCAACACGGTTGCGGTGGTGAGCGACGGGAGCAGGGTTCTCGGCCTCGGTGACATAGGGCCCCTCGGTGCTCTCCCGGTGATGGAAGGCAAGGCACTCCTCTTCAAGGCCTTTGGCGGTGTTGATGCTTTTCCGCTCGTCCTCGCCGAGAAAGAACCAGAAAGGTTCATCGAGGTCGTTAAGGCCGTTTCGCCCTCCTTCGGCGGGATAAACCTCGAAGACATAGCCTCGCCGAAGTGCTTCTACATCCTCGACAGGCTGAGAAAAGAATTAGATATCCCCGTCTTTCACGACGACCAGCAGGGGACAGCGAGCGTCGTTTTGGCGGGCCTCCTCAACGCCCTTAAGGTCGTCGGTAAGAAGCTGGGAGAGGTCAGTATCGCACTGTTCGGCGCTGGCGCTGCCGGCTTTGCAACGCTCAGGCTCCTCGTCAAGGCCGGCGTCAGGCCTGAAAACGTCCGCGTCGTTGAGCTCGTTGATGGGAAGCCGAGGGTTCTGACTTCAGACCTTCCCCTCGAAGAGCTCTTCCCGTACAGGGGAGAGCTCTTATCAAAAACGAACGGCGAGGGAATTGAAGGAGGGCCGGCTGAGGCGCTTAAGGGCGCGGACGTTTTAATATCCTTCACAAGGCCCGGGCCGGGCGTCATAAAGCCCGAGTGGGTCAGGGGTATGGCCGACGACGCGATAGTGTTTCCTCTCGCGAACCCAACGCCGGAAATACTTCCCGAAGAGGCAAAGAAAGCAGGCGCGAGGATAGTTGCAACCGGGAGGAGCGACTACCCGAACCAAATTAACAACCTCCTTGGCTTCCCTGCAATCTTCCGCGGGGCTCTAGACGTAAGGGCGAGGACGATAACGGACGGCATGGTCGTGGCGGCGTCGAGGGCGATGGCCTCCCTCATAGAGCCTAGTGAGGAGGGAATAATCCCCTCACCCTTCCACCCCGACGTTCACCCCGCTGTGGCGAAGGCTGTCGCGGAGGAAGCAATGAAGGAGAAGGTTGCAAGGGTTAAGGTAAACCTCGAGGAAGTCGAGGAGAGGCTGAGGAAGTGGCGGGAGTTCTACTCGCGCTTTATAGTCCCGATGAACAAAGAAAGGAAGCGCTACCGGTAG
- a CDS encoding FumA C-terminus/TtdB family hydratase beta subunit, translating into MAVKLRTPLSEEDVLNLRAGEVVYLSGTIYTARDSAHRKILGLPPEELPFNPNGAVIYHCGPVVRKTRGGYEIVSAGPTTSARMNGYLDTILGLGVRGIIGKGGMDTEPFRGRAVYFAFTGGAGSLAAKSIKRVKAVHWLEELGIPEAVWVLDVQNFPLIVAIDAHGNSLYR; encoded by the coding sequence GTGGCAGTGAAGCTGAGAACTCCCCTGAGTGAAGAGGACGTCCTGAATCTCAGGGCTGGGGAGGTAGTTTACCTCTCGGGTACAATCTACACGGCGAGGGACTCCGCCCATAGAAAAATCCTGGGCCTTCCCCCGGAGGAGCTGCCCTTTAATCCGAACGGCGCTGTGATATACCACTGCGGGCCGGTCGTGAGGAAAACCCGAGGGGGCTACGAGATAGTCTCGGCCGGACCAACGACGAGCGCGAGAATGAACGGCTACCTCGACACGATTTTAGGTCTTGGAGTCAGGGGGATAATAGGAAAAGGGGGCATGGACACCGAGCCGTTCAGGGGAAGGGCCGTCTACTTTGCCTTCACTGGAGGGGCCGGCTCGCTCGCGGCCAAGAGCATAAAGCGCGTTAAAGCCGTCCACTGGCTGGAAGAGCTGGGGATTCCGGAGGCGGTGTGGGTTCTTGATGTCCAGAACTTCCCGCTTATAGTCGCGATAGACGCCCACGGGAACTCGCTCTACCGGTAG
- a CDS encoding fumarate hydratase, which yields MLVDAIVEAIRLAVTRIPDDVVSAIRDAHAREDNEVARFNLENILKAIEIGKEDSIPVCQDTGTITFFVEAGVESPFLGEVKGWLMEATMRATEEIPLRPNAVDVLTGKNSGDNTGKGVPVIHWELVPGDDIRIAILPKGGGSENCSALAMLTPSEGWEGVRRFVLERVRECGGKPCPPAILGIGVGGGADYSLLLAKKALLRRVGERNPDEGIAKIEEEILEEVNALGIGPMGMGGKTTALDVKIEVAHRHPASFPVGLIVQCWANRRAFVEIKPDGSVEVWQ from the coding sequence TTGCTTGTCGATGCCATCGTCGAGGCGATAAGGCTGGCCGTTACGAGGATTCCCGACGATGTTGTCTCTGCCATCAGGGATGCCCACGCAAGAGAGGATAACGAGGTAGCGCGCTTCAACCTTGAAAACATTTTGAAGGCTATAGAGATTGGAAAAGAGGACTCTATCCCAGTCTGCCAGGACACAGGTACGATAACCTTCTTCGTCGAGGCGGGCGTTGAGAGCCCGTTTCTCGGCGAAGTTAAAGGCTGGCTTATGGAAGCAACAATGCGGGCCACCGAGGAAATCCCGCTCAGGCCCAACGCCGTTGACGTCCTCACGGGGAAGAACTCCGGCGACAACACGGGTAAAGGCGTCCCGGTAATCCACTGGGAGCTCGTCCCTGGTGACGATATAAGGATAGCAATCCTTCCCAAGGGCGGCGGGAGCGAGAACTGCTCCGCCCTGGCGATGTTAACTCCTTCGGAAGGTTGGGAAGGGGTGAGGCGCTTCGTCCTCGAGCGGGTCAGGGAGTGCGGGGGAAAGCCCTGTCCGCCCGCAATCCTGGGCATCGGCGTCGGCGGTGGCGCCGACTACTCCCTCCTGCTGGCCAAGAAGGCCCTTCTGAGGAGAGTTGGAGAGAGGAACCCGGACGAGGGGATAGCGAAGATTGAGGAGGAAATTCTGGAGGAAGTAAACGCCCTAGGAATCGGTCCGATGGGAATGGGAGGAAAGACGACCGCCCTGGACGTCAAGATAGAGGTCGCCCACAGGCACCCGGCGAGCTTTCCGGTCGGTTTGATAGTCCAGTGCTGGGCAAACAGGAGGGCGTTCGTGGAGATAAAGCCCGACGGGAGTGTGGAAGTGTGGCAGTGA
- a CDS encoding ATP-binding protein, with product MNVEELKRVLADQWETLREKLERENIVERELREKILENFSPTAHIITGPRRSGKSVLSATLPGRPLYVNFEDPAMAGFSIGDYRRLMQAGYELFGEFDYVVLDEVQEVEGWERMVSVLRDEYPTVVTGSNARLLSREFSTYLTGRYLSYTLLPFSFREFLAYRGIKPKVLTTRDEARLKRALTEYIERGGFPEALCFGREYLVNLYNDIITRDVIVRYGVRNVRELKEVAFYLFSNFAGRFTYSKTKNVLGIGNVETVKNYVEYLESAYLIFELPKFSFKPKEVVRGDKKVYAVDTGMLNAVLPNVSENIGRLMENAVFIELLRFKYYKRPSVELYHYRDTKGEVDFVVRDKGETELIQVTYASSEDEVASREVENLFRVMELFGVKRGTLVTWDYSGEIRRDGLRVKAVPLWKWLLNSRVNLFNPHTQS from the coding sequence ATGAACGTTGAAGAGCTCAAGAGGGTTTTGGCTGACCAGTGGGAGACCCTGAGAGAGAAGCTCGAAAGGGAGAACATCGTCGAGCGGGAGCTGAGGGAAAAGATTCTGGAAAACTTCAGCCCAACGGCTCACATAATAACCGGGCCGAGGCGTTCCGGAAAATCCGTTCTCTCGGCGACCCTCCCCGGTAGACCACTGTATGTGAACTTTGAAGACCCCGCGATGGCGGGCTTTTCGATTGGGGACTATAGGAGACTCATGCAGGCGGGCTACGAGCTTTTTGGTGAGTTTGATTACGTGGTTCTCGACGAGGTTCAGGAGGTCGAGGGCTGGGAGAGAATGGTTTCGGTTCTCAGGGACGAATACCCAACGGTGGTAACGGGAAGCAACGCCCGCCTGCTTTCGAGGGAGTTTTCTACTTATTTGACCGGGAGATATCTGAGCTACACCCTTCTGCCCTTCTCATTCAGGGAGTTCTTAGCTTACAGGGGAATTAAGCCAAAGGTACTGACTACGCGGGACGAGGCAAGGTTAAAGAGAGCTCTAACGGAGTACATCGAGCGCGGAGGCTTTCCGGAGGCACTATGCTTTGGCAGGGAGTACCTCGTGAACCTCTACAACGACATAATCACGAGGGACGTTATAGTCCGCTACGGCGTTAGAAACGTCCGCGAGCTGAAGGAAGTCGCGTTCTATCTCTTCTCGAACTTCGCGGGCAGGTTTACTTACAGCAAGACTAAGAACGTCCTTGGAATCGGCAACGTCGAGACGGTGAAGAACTACGTCGAGTACCTTGAATCCGCCTATCTGATTTTTGAGCTTCCCAAGTTCTCATTCAAGCCCAAAGAAGTTGTGAGGGGCGATAAGAAGGTCTACGCAGTTGACACGGGAATGCTCAACGCTGTCCTGCCAAATGTTTCGGAAAACATCGGCAGACTCATGGAGAACGCAGTTTTCATTGAACTCCTACGGTTCAAATATTACAAGAGACCCAGTGTTGAACTCTACCATTATCGGGACACCAAAGGCGAGGTGGACTTTGTCGTGAGGGATAAAGGAGAGACCGAACTCATACAGGTTACGTATGCCTCAAGTGAGGATGAAGTAGCTTCAAGGGAGGTGGAGAACCTTTTCAGGGTTATGGAACTGTTTGGTGTGAAGAGGGGGACGCTGGTGACGTGGGACTACTCGGGGGAAATAAGGCGGGACGGACTGAGGGTTAAGGCCGTCCCCCTATGGAAGTGGCTTTTAAATTCTCGCGTCAATCTTTTTAACCCTCACACCCAGTCTTAA
- a CDS encoding hydroxyacid dehydrogenase, giving the protein MKVLVAAPLHEKAIEVLKNAGFEIVYEEYPDENRLLELVGDVDAIIVRSKPKVTRKVIEAAPKLKVIGRAGVGLDNIDLEAAKERGIKVVNSPGASSRSVAELAVGLMFAVARKIAFADRKMREGVWAKKQCMGIELEGKTVGVIGFGRIGYEVAKIAKALGMNVLLYDPYPNEERAKEVGGKFVSLEELLKESDIVTLHVPLLDATRHLINEERLKLMKPTAILINAARGAVVDTEALVKALKEGWIAGAGLDVFEEEPLPADHPLTKLDNVVLTPHIGASTEEAQMRAGVQVAEQIVEILKG; this is encoded by the coding sequence ATGAAAGTTCTCGTTGCGGCGCCGCTGCACGAAAAGGCGATAGAGGTTTTGAAAAACGCCGGTTTTGAAATTGTTTACGAGGAGTACCCCGACGAGAACAGGCTCCTTGAGCTTGTCGGGGACGTTGATGCCATAATCGTCAGGAGCAAGCCAAAGGTTACGAGGAAGGTTATAGAAGCCGCTCCAAAGCTCAAGGTCATTGGAAGGGCCGGCGTCGGCCTCGACAACATAGACTTAGAGGCCGCCAAGGAGAGAGGCATTAAGGTCGTCAACAGCCCGGGAGCGAGCTCAAGGAGCGTTGCCGAACTGGCAGTTGGGCTCATGTTCGCCGTCGCCAGGAAGATAGCCTTCGCCGACAGGAAGATGAGGGAAGGCGTCTGGGCCAAGAAGCAGTGCATGGGTATCGAGCTCGAGGGCAAGACAGTCGGAGTCATCGGCTTCGGAAGGATAGGCTACGAGGTCGCCAAGATAGCGAAAGCCCTCGGCATGAACGTCCTCCTGTACGACCCGTACCCGAACGAGGAAAGGGCCAAGGAAGTCGGAGGAAAGTTCGTCAGCCTGGAGGAGCTCCTCAAGGAGAGCGACATCGTTACCCTCCACGTCCCGCTCCTCGATGCCACCCGCCACCTTATAAACGAGGAGAGGCTCAAGCTCATGAAGCCGACGGCAATACTCATCAACGCCGCCCGCGGTGCCGTCGTTGACACCGAAGCCCTTGTCAAGGCCCTCAAGGAGGGCTGGATTGCTGGGGCTGGCCTCGACGTCTTCGAGGAGGAGCCACTGCCGGCGGATCACCCGCTCACCAAGCTCGACAACGTTGTTTTAACGCCGCACATCGGCGCTTCAACTGAGGAGGCCCAGATGAGGGCAGGCGTCCAGGTCGCAGAGCAGATCGTTGAGATTCTCAAAGGTTGA
- a CDS encoding TIGR00153 family protein, with protein MPIFGGKESSVFEAIAEHLKVVNESLVAFRELVIAYLNGDLEKARAFEREVDHLESKADTLRRSIEMMLYEGAFLPTNRGDYVRLSELVDQVADAAESAAHTLLLAKPKVPKELKDEILELVEAAIETYTTLVQAVDAMNSDVDRAIELAKAVEDAEEKADEVEYDVKGKVFESETITTYAKLIWNQILTKIGDIADRAEDASDQVMLMAIKRRG; from the coding sequence ATGCCCATATTTGGAGGTAAAGAGAGCAGTGTTTTTGAAGCCATAGCCGAACACCTTAAGGTCGTCAATGAGTCCCTTGTGGCATTCAGAGAGCTTGTTATTGCTTATCTGAACGGTGACCTAGAAAAGGCGAGGGCTTTTGAGAGAGAGGTTGACCATCTGGAGAGCAAGGCCGATACCCTCAGAAGGAGCATAGAGATGATGCTCTATGAGGGGGCATTTCTGCCCACTAATCGGGGAGACTACGTGAGGCTGAGCGAGCTTGTTGATCAAGTCGCAGATGCTGCAGAGAGCGCGGCACACACCCTTTTGCTGGCCAAGCCGAAGGTTCCTAAGGAACTGAAGGACGAAATCCTGGAGCTTGTAGAGGCCGCCATCGAGACTTACACCACCCTTGTCCAGGCGGTAGATGCCATGAATTCAGACGTTGACAGGGCAATAGAGCTTGCCAAAGCAGTTGAGGATGCCGAAGAAAAGGCTGATGAAGTTGAGTACGATGTAAAAGGCAAGGTTTTTGAGAGCGAGACCATAACAACCTACGCAAAATTAATATGGAACCAGATTCTTACAAAAATCGGGGACATAGCCGACCGCGCGGAGGACGCCTCCGACCAGGTCATGCTGATGGCAATAAAGAGGAGGGGATGA
- a CDS encoding 2-dehydropantoate 2-reductase has product MKVYVLGAGSIGSLLGALLARAGNDVLLIGREEQVRAINERGLKVIGAEEFEVNVKATTYAPDEPPELLLLTTKSYSTKTALECARRCIGENTWILSVQNGLGNEELALKLTPNVIGGITTNGAMLVEWGVVKWTGKGITVIGKYPTGRAEFVEEVARAFNEAGIETKITENAIGWKWAKTIVNSVINGLGTVLEVKNGVLHEVPELEGISIEIAREGCIIAQQLGIEFEVHPLELLWDTIERTKDNYNSTLQDIMRGRRTEVDYIHGKIVEYAHSVGLEAPRNELLWALIKAKENLNKPGSKV; this is encoded by the coding sequence ATGAAAGTCTACGTGCTTGGCGCCGGAAGCATTGGCTCTCTCCTCGGCGCCCTCCTGGCAAGAGCAGGGAACGACGTCCTTCTCATAGGGAGAGAGGAGCAGGTCAGGGCGATCAACGAGAGAGGACTAAAGGTCATAGGGGCCGAAGAGTTCGAGGTCAATGTAAAGGCGACAACCTACGCCCCCGACGAGCCCCCCGAGTTGCTTCTCCTGACCACCAAATCGTACTCGACAAAGACGGCCCTGGAATGTGCGAGAAGGTGCATAGGGGAAAACACGTGGATTTTAAGCGTCCAGAACGGTCTCGGAAACGAGGAGCTAGCCCTAAAACTGACGCCGAACGTGATAGGCGGAATAACAACCAACGGGGCCATGCTCGTTGAATGGGGAGTCGTTAAGTGGACAGGGAAAGGAATAACCGTCATCGGGAAGTATCCAACTGGAAGGGCAGAGTTCGTTGAGGAGGTCGCGAGGGCCTTTAACGAGGCGGGGATAGAAACTAAGATCACGGAAAACGCTATTGGGTGGAAGTGGGCAAAGACGATAGTGAACTCGGTGATAAACGGACTGGGGACGGTTTTGGAAGTCAAAAACGGGGTTCTCCACGAGGTTCCAGAGCTGGAGGGAATTTCCATCGAGATAGCGAGGGAGGGCTGTATAATCGCCCAGCAACTCGGCATCGAGTTCGAAGTTCACCCCCTTGAGCTCCTTTGGGACACGATAGAGAGGACAAAGGACAACTACAACTCAACCCTGCAGGACATAATGCGCGGGAGGAGGACAGAGGTGGACTACATACACGGCAAAATCGTGGAATACGCCCACTCAGTCGGCCTTGAGGCTCCAAGAAACGAGCTGTTGTGGGCACTCATCAAGGCGAAGGAAAACCTAAATAAACCCGGCAGTAAAGTTTAG
- a CDS encoding RNA methyltransferase, with protein MLSVVLVEPEGPANIGMVARTMKNFGFSRLVLVRPNLTDESYDYAVHAKDVLKNAIIVETFEEALELFDLTVGTTGKPGARFIPYRAPMYPWELRETLKGYTGRVGLFFGRESIGLKNEELERLDITVTIPTSEDYPVMNLAQAVAVVLYELSKGRPEPAVKALEPATLREKEELVKVWEKLLEALNYPKDAERREVFVKVFRKAVGKAFLHGREVHTLIGPLRRAVKRLEEC; from the coding sequence ATGCTCTCTGTTGTTCTCGTCGAACCGGAGGGGCCGGCAAACATAGGCATGGTAGCGCGGACGATGAAGAACTTCGGCTTCTCGCGGTTAGTCCTCGTGAGGCCGAACCTGACCGATGAGAGCTACGACTATGCAGTCCATGCAAAGGACGTTCTCAAGAATGCAATCATCGTGGAAACTTTTGAGGAAGCTTTAGAGCTGTTCGACCTGACCGTGGGAACTACCGGGAAACCTGGGGCAAGGTTCATCCCATACCGGGCCCCCATGTATCCCTGGGAGCTTAGGGAGACCCTTAAGGGCTACACCGGGAGGGTTGGCCTGTTCTTTGGCAGGGAGAGCATAGGCCTTAAGAACGAGGAGCTTGAGAGGCTTGATATCACGGTCACAATCCCCACGAGCGAGGATTATCCTGTTATGAACCTCGCCCAGGCAGTTGCAGTTGTTCTCTACGAGCTCTCGAAGGGCAGACCCGAGCCCGCCGTCAAGGCACTTGAGCCCGCAACCCTGAGAGAAAAGGAGGAGCTCGTCAAAGTATGGGAAAAACTCTTGGAAGCACTCAACTATCCGAAGGACGCCGAGAGGAGGGAAGTTTTCGTCAAGGTGTTTAGAAAGGCCGTTGGGAAGGCCTTCCTCCACGGGAGGGAAGTCCACACTCTCATCGGCCCACTCAGGAGGGCCGTTAAGAGGCTGGAGGAATGCTGA
- the otg gene encoding methylated-DNA--protein-cysteine methyltransferase, which produces MLAIERFRVGNRDVWIGVIFHGRMQGISFAFTRRELLERIQGLAEFLGKRGVSLSLDVQPSKYTELIYRVMVGELDNEKALPELSFEGVTPFERSVYEWLTKNVKRGYVITYGSLAKALGTSPRAIGGAMKRNPYPIIVPCHRVVASDGIGYYSSGIEKKKFLLELEGVKRWIN; this is translated from the coding sequence ATGCTCGCCATAGAGAGGTTCCGGGTCGGGAATAGGGACGTCTGGATAGGCGTGATCTTTCATGGGAGAATGCAAGGCATAAGCTTTGCCTTCACGAGGAGAGAGCTCCTGGAGAGAATCCAGGGCCTTGCCGAGTTCCTGGGGAAGAGAGGGGTGAGCCTCTCCCTAGACGTTCAGCCGAGCAAATACACCGAACTGATCTACAGAGTCATGGTGGGGGAGCTCGACAACGAGAAAGCCCTGCCCGAGCTCTCCTTTGAGGGTGTAACACCCTTTGAGAGGAGCGTTTACGAATGGCTCACGAAAAACGTTAAAAGAGGCTACGTTATAACCTATGGTAGCCTTGCGAAAGCCTTGGGGACGTCGCCGAGAGCCATTGGCGGGGCTATGAAACGGAACCCATACCCGATAATCGTCCCCTGTCACAGGGTCGTTGCCAGCGACGGTATTGGCTACTACAGCTCTGGAATTGAAAAAAAGAAGTTCCTGCTCGAACTTGAGGGGGTGAAAAGATGGATAAATTGA
- a CDS encoding tetratricopeptide repeat protein, translated as MDKLKAYIIGFLIAVLAIAGFIVHEWGWIKLLQVILAIGFVGFTLALLFFTGLSLYAESWKYGAVLAILTAVAGYGSYLVLTWQKLEIVGGIIAFFALLFALGIWYISEPDLSIADRFRSAEKLERMGKYKQAARKYEKAGNYEKAAEMYLKLGWLESAAWAYEKAGKYEKAAELYEELYEKEKDTYYLKEAHEYWKKAGNMERAAKALERYAEEEPWFWEDVAKLYEELGNEEKAREAWEKALEYYQKEAEEEGVFWEDVGNIARKLGNEDLAREAYQKFLEYCLKEAEEDPMWWKHVAEAYEYLGEKEKAEEARKKYEEYRQRIIKANEETSNFPEENGE; from the coding sequence ATGGATAAATTGAAGGCCTACATAATCGGCTTCCTGATTGCCGTTCTGGCGATAGCTGGCTTCATAGTGCACGAATGGGGATGGATTAAACTGCTGCAAGTAATTCTCGCAATAGGATTCGTGGGCTTCACGCTCGCACTGCTCTTCTTCACGGGACTAAGTCTCTACGCCGAGAGCTGGAAGTATGGAGCTGTCTTGGCCATCCTGACTGCAGTGGCGGGCTACGGCTCCTACCTCGTCCTCACCTGGCAGAAGCTTGAAATAGTCGGCGGAATCATAGCGTTCTTCGCCCTGCTCTTCGCCCTCGGAATCTGGTACATAAGCGAGCCCGATTTAAGCATAGCGGACCGCTTCAGGAGCGCTGAGAAGCTCGAAAGGATGGGGAAGTATAAGCAAGCGGCCAGAAAGTACGAGAAGGCCGGAAACTACGAAAAGGCTGCCGAAATGTACCTCAAGCTCGGATGGCTTGAGAGCGCCGCTTGGGCCTACGAGAAGGCCGGAAAGTACGAGAAAGCGGCTGAGCTTTACGAGGAGCTCTACGAGAAGGAGAAGGACACCTACTACCTCAAGGAGGCCCACGAGTACTGGAAGAAGGCCGGCAACATGGAGAGGGCAGCGAAGGCCCTTGAGCGCTATGCCGAGGAGGAGCCGTGGTTCTGGGAGGACGTTGCGAAGCTCTACGAGGAGCTGGGCAACGAGGAAAAAGCCAGGGAAGCCTGGGAAAAGGCGCTGGAGTACTACCAGAAAGAGGCCGAGGAAGAGGGTGTCTTCTGGGAGGACGTCGGCAACATAGCGAGGAAGCTCGGAAATGAAGACCTCGCGAGGGAAGCATACCAGAAGTTCCTCGAGTACTGCCTGAAAGAGGCCGAAGAAGACCCGATGTGGTGGAAGCACGTGGCTGAGGCTTACGAGTACCTCGGCGAGAAAGAGAAGGCAGAAGAGGCTAGGAAAAAGTACGAAGAGTACAGGCAGAGGATAATAAAGGCTAACGAAGAGACTTCAAACTTCCCAGAGGAGAATGGGGAGTAG
- a CDS encoding nascent polypeptide-associated complex protein, protein MMGMNPRQMKKLMRQLGIKMEELNGVKEVVLRLEGKEIVLKEPAVTVMVVQGEKTYQVIPKSEEVREVLEIPEEDIQLVMEQAGVDRETALKALKETKGDIAEAILRLTEGA, encoded by the coding sequence ATGATGGGGATGAACCCAAGGCAGATGAAGAAGCTCATGCGCCAGCTCGGCATAAAGATGGAGGAGCTCAATGGTGTTAAAGAGGTTGTCCTGAGGCTTGAAGGAAAGGAGATTGTTCTCAAAGAGCCCGCTGTGACCGTGATGGTCGTCCAGGGCGAGAAGACTTACCAGGTTATCCCGAAGAGCGAGGAGGTGAGGGAAGTCCTTGAAATACCTGAGGAAGACATCCAGCTCGTCATGGAGCAGGCTGGAGTTGACAGGGAAACCGCCCTTAAGGCTTTAAAAGAAACGAAGGGAGACATAGCGGAGGCCATATTAAGGCTGACCGAGGGAGCTTGA